One Labrys wisconsinensis genomic window, GGCGCCGAGGTCTGGGACACGCTCGCCATCGCCGAATATCTCGCCGAGATCCGGCCCGAGGCGCCGCTGCTGCCGCGCGAGCGCATCGCCCGTGCCCATTGCCGCGCGGTGTGCGGCGAGATGCATTCGGGCTTCCACAACCTGCGCTCGGCCCTGCCGATGAACCTCAGGGCTCATTTTCCCGGCTTCAAGGTCTGGGCCGGGGCGCAGCCCGACATCGACCGGGTCTGCGCCATCTGGCGCGAATGCCTCGCCGCCCATGGCGGCCCGCACCTGTTCGGTCCGCTCTCAGTGGCCGACGCCATGTTCGCGCCGGTCGCCGCGCGCTTTCGCACCTACGACGTCAAGCTGGACCAAGCCTGCGCCGCCTATCGCGACACGGTGCTGGCCTGGCCGGCCATGGTCGAATGGATCGAGGCGGCCAGGGCCGAGCCGGACGACATCGACGAGCTCGACGTCGAGTTCTGAGGCGCCGCCGCCGGAGAACCGGCTCCGGGATCCCCGACGGCCAAGCCGTAAGATTCAAATCTTATCGCTGATTTGTGTCTTGACGACACAACCTCCCCCTCTACGGTACCGTCGACATCCCATCGACGAGCCGATCGAGGCATGATGACCGTCCCCGATCCTCCGGCCGCCCCGCGTTTCTCCGATTTCCGCCATGTCGCGCCGCTTCGGCAGTGTCAGGACCGAAAACCTATGCCGGTCCGGCTCGGCGCCGCACCGGGCGGCAGGACCCGTCGCCGCCGGCCGGGGCCGGAGGGAACCATCACGACGGACGGGTCGTTTCTCGGATGGGCTCCGACGGCCGATGAACGATCGGGCAATCGGAATGGGAGGTTGGCACCATGAAGACAATGCTTCGCGGCTGGACGGTGGCAGGGCTGGTGGCCCTGACGGGATGGACGGGGCTGGCGCCGGCGATGGCGCTGCCCGCCGCGCCGGTGCCGGCGCTCTCGGTCGACACGTCGCTGATCCAGGAAGCGGCGCAGCGCGACGTCATCCGCCGGCCGGCGGCGCGGCACGGCCACAGGCCCAGCTTCAACCGTCCCGGCCACAGACCCGGCTTCAACCGTCCCGGCCGGCCGGGCAAGCCGAGCATCCGCCCGCCGCGGCCCGGCTTGCCGGTTGTCCGGCCGCCGCGCCCGGGCCGGCCCGGCAACTGGCATCGTCCGCCGCACTACCGGCCCGGCTGGCAGCGGCCGAGCCGCTACTGGTGGCGTCCGGGCGGCGCCATCGCCGCCGGCGCCGCGCTCGGCTTCCTCGCCGCCGCCGCGGCGGCCTGGGCCGGCCCGCCGCCCGCGCCGAACTATTGCTGGTACTATACCGACCGCAGCCGCCGGCAGGGCTTCTGGGACGTGTGCCCGTAAGGCGATGGCGTAGCGAAACGGCCCGGCCGCGTGGTGCGGCCGGGCTCTCGCAGCGGTGCCGTCTCGCGTGGCCGCGGCGCAGCGCCAAGACGGCGGCGGAGCCAGCATAGGATCGGTTCCTTCGGGACCGGGCATGGGGGATGCCCGGAAGCACTTATCCAATCAATACGCGGACGGCAGCGAAATGGATGTTGGCCTGTTGATTGCAGGTCTATGCAGCGTCATGCTGCTGCCGGCAGTCGTATGTTGTTTAAGATTCATATACGGATATCGAATTAGAGCCGAAAATATTGAAATTGTCCTGTTTAATCGGCTTCCCGTCTACAGAATACCAATTGCCAGCATTGACACCATCTCCAAGGCATCATGGAGACAAATGGGAATCGGTGGACTTACGCTGAGATTGGGCAACCGCATTGCCAGGCACGGCCTACTAATTCGAAGAAAAAATGGATGGCTTCGATGCGTCATCATCACACCGGATGATAACGATGCGTTCATCAGAGAGTTTGATCTTATAAAGAAGCACGAAAACTCAAATGTATAGCATTTTATAATTTACGGTAAATTATAAACGAAAAATCTAGTCTCTCATCCCTCCGGCTGCATGCTCTCCAGCAGCGTCGGGATCAGCTCGGACACCGTCGGGTGGATCGGCACCGCCCAGCGCAGGGTCGGATAGGGCACGCGGGCGTTCATGGCATCGAGCAGGCCGTGGATGGCCTCGTCGCCGCTGGTGCCGAGGATGGCGGCGCCGAGGATCTGTTTCGTCTCGGCATCCGCGACGACGCTCATGAAGCCCTGCGTCTCGCCCTTTTCCACGGCGCGGCCGACCCGCGTCATCGGCCGGCGGCCGACCAGCAGCGGCCGGCCGCTGGCCCGCGCCTGCGCCAGCGTCATGCCGACGCGGCCGAGCGGCGGGTCGATATAGAGGGCATAGCCGGGGATGCGCTCGCTCACCCGGCAGTTCTCGCCGTCGAGGAGGTTGGCGGCGACGATCTCGAAATCGTTGTAGGCGGTGTGGGTGAAGGCGCCGCGGCCGTTGCAGTCGCCGAGGGCCCAGATGCCCGGCACCGAGGTGGCGAGGCCGTCGTCGACCTTGATCGTGCCGCGCTCGTCCACGGCGACGCCGGCATGCTCCAGGCCGAGATCGTCGGTGTTGGGGCGCCGGCCGACGGCCAGCAGCACGTCCGAGCCGATCACCTCCGGCGCGCCCTCGCTGCAGTCGAGGCCGACGGCGACGCCCTCGGCATGCGGGGCGAAGCGGATGCACTCGGCGCCGGTGCGCACGGCGATGCCCTCGCCCTCCAGGATCTCCCGGATCGCCTGCGACATGTCCTCGTCCTCGCGGCCGACGAGGCGCGGCCCCTTCTCGACCACCGTGACCTCGGCACCGAAACGCCGATGCATCTGCGCGAATTCAAGGCCGATATAGCTGCCGCCGACCACGACGAGATGCTTCGGCACCCGGTCGAGCGCCACCATCGAGGTGTTGGTGAGGAAGGGCACGCGGTCGACGCCCGGCATGGCGGGCACGAGGGCCCGGCCACCGACATTGAGGAAGATCCGCGGCGCGGTGAGCGTCTCCTCGCCGACGACGATGCGGTCCGGGCCGGTGAAGCGGGCATGGCCGGTGAGCACGGTGCAGCGGTCCATGCCGCGCAGCCATTTTTCCACGTTGGTGCGGGAATTGCGCGAGACGGTCGCGGCGCGCTCGTGCACCCTGGCCATGTCGATGCGCACCGGGCCACCCAGCATCACGCCGTAGTCGGCGCTGCGGCGGGCGAGATGGGCGGCATAGGCGCTGGCGACCAGGGTCTTGGTCGGCATGCAGCCGGTGTTGACGCAGGTGCCGCCGAACAGCTTGCGCTCGATGATCGCCACCGTCATGCCGGCGCCGGTCAACCGGCCGGCGAGCGAGGGCCCGGCCTGGCCGGCGCCGACGATGATGGCGTCGAAGCGCCGGGTCATCGCAGGGCCGCCAGGAGGGCAAGGAGGGCGAGGGCGGCGAGGATCGCCACCGCATCCTCGATCAGCGCCGCCGGCATGTCCTTGCCGAAGGCGGCGGCGAGCCGCGCGCGGGCCGCCGCGCCGCCGAGCGTGCCGATCACCGCGCCGACGATGCCGGCCACGGCCCCGAGCACCAGGAAGCCGCCGGCCGCGCCGAACACGGCGCCGGAGACCGCGCCCGCGACGATGCGGGCACCGAACTGAACAGGCACCTTTCGGCTGGGGGTGGAAGGCAGCTGGTCGGTGACCAGCTCGGCCAGCGCCGCTGGGGTCAGGACCCACGGCGTCCAGGCATAGCCGAGAAAGGCGAGCCAGGTGCCGCCGAGGTCGACCAGGCCGAGATGCGCGGCCCAGCTCACGGCAGCCGGCGCCGTCATCGTGCGCAGGCCGGCGACGATGCCGATCAGCAAGGCGAAAAGGATCGTCATGCCGCCCCCGAGGGCCGGACTTCAGCCGGCTGTGCCCAGCATCGCGCGAATCCGCCGCGGAGTCGAATACCGAGAAGGCTCCGGCCGCCGTCGTCATCGCCCGCGATACGGGAACGCCGGCATCGCGAGATGCCGGCGCTCGTCGAAGCGGCGAAGGCGAGCCGCGTCACATCGCCGGATGCCGGCGATGCTTCTTCCAGTGATGCACCGGCGCCGTCTTCGGATGGAAGTTCGAAGGCCCGCCGTCGGTCGGCTTGTTGAGCGTCCGCTCGCTGCGCACCACGTCGCCGATCGGCTTCGGCAACCCGCCGCCCCGCCTGCCGTGCACGACATGACGGCGATGGTGGCGGTGCTTGATCTTGTGATGGGTTGTGGTGCTGGCGGCGAACGTCCAGTGCTGGCCAGCGCTCGCGGGTGCGGCGATGCCGGGGCCTGCCGAGATCAGCCACGCTGAGCTGAGGAGTAGCGCGAAGGCTGCGGAACGGATCATCGTCGGTGTCCTCCAGGGGGATCTGCGTGCCCATTAACGCTTGGGCAGCCCTACTGTTCCATGGCCGGAACGAATTCCGCCGAAGCGGCGTCAGGAGCCGCGCGCGGCCATCTCGACGAAGCGGCGCACCACGGGCAGCGGATCGTCGCGCCGCCAGACCAGGCCGGTCTCGACCTCGGGCACCGGGCCCTCGAGGGCGAGATAGCGCACGCCGGTGCGCGCCAGGTTGCGGAGCGAGCGGGGGACGAGCGCCATGCCCATGCCGGCCGAGACCAGGCTGATGATGGTCTGCATCTGGATCGCTTCCTGGCCGATGCGCGGGACGGCGCCCCGGGCGGCGTAGCAGCCGGTGATCAGGTCGTGGAAGGCCGGCGCGCTCGGGCGCGGGAACAGGATGAGGGGCTCGTGCGCGACCTCGGCGAGGCGCAACCCCGCCGGATCGGGGGCGAGGCGCCCGGTTGCGATCCAGGCCTCGGGCACGGCCGCGACGAGCGGCTCGCGCAGGAGGGGGAGATAGGCGAGCGAGGCGTGCAGGCTCGCCTGCGGCGGCGGGATGATCAGGCCGGCATCGAGCCCGCCGTCCAGCAGGGCCGCGACCTGGACGTCGCTCGTCGCCTCCTTCAGCGACAGCTCGACCTCAGGAAACGCGGCCTTGTACCGGCCGACCAGGTCCGGCAGCACGCT contains:
- a CDS encoding LysR family transcriptional regulator, with the translated sequence MLDLRRFRHFVAVAEDLHFGRAADRLGMTQPPLSQSIQALERELGVRLFARSKRSVALTPVGAQWLPHVRRLLDDAAALPGIAARLARGEAGTLRLAFVSTADYSVLPDLVGRYKAAFPEVELSLKEATSDVQVAALLDGGLDAGLIIPPPQASLHASLAYLPLLREPLVAAVPEAWIATGRLAPDPAGLRLAEVAHEPLILFPRPSAPAFHDLITGCYAARGAVPRIGQEAIQMQTIISLVSAGMGMALVPRSLRNLARTGVRYLALEGPVPEVETGLVWRRDDPLPVVRRFVEMAARGS
- a CDS encoding FAD-containing oxidoreductase; protein product: MTRRFDAIIVGAGQAGPSLAGRLTGAGMTVAIIERKLFGGTCVNTGCMPTKTLVASAYAAHLARRSADYGVMLGGPVRIDMARVHERAATVSRNSRTNVEKWLRGMDRCTVLTGHARFTGPDRIVVGEETLTAPRIFLNVGGRALVPAMPGVDRVPFLTNTSMVALDRVPKHLVVVGGSYIGLEFAQMHRRFGAEVTVVEKGPRLVGREDEDMSQAIREILEGEGIAVRTGAECIRFAPHAEGVAVGLDCSEGAPEVIGSDVLLAVGRRPNTDDLGLEHAGVAVDERGTIKVDDGLATSVPGIWALGDCNGRGAFTHTAYNDFEIVAANLLDGENCRVSERIPGYALYIDPPLGRVGMTLAQARASGRPLLVGRRPMTRVGRAVEKGETQGFMSVVADAETKQILGAAILGTSGDEAIHGLLDAMNARVPYPTLRWAVPIHPTVSELIPTLLESMQPEG
- a CDS encoding glutathione S-transferase — protein: MAEAVLTISSRNYSSWSLRGWLLCRLAGLAIEEKVLPVDDASARAELLLLSPSVLVPRLSHQGAEVWDTLAIAEYLAEIRPEAPLLPRERIARAHCRAVCGEMHSGFHNLRSALPMNLRAHFPGFKVWAGAQPDIDRVCAIWRECLAAHGGPHLFGPLSVADAMFAPVAARFRTYDVKLDQACAAYRDTVLAWPAMVEWIEAARAEPDDIDELDVEF
- a CDS encoding DUF4126 domain-containing protein; protein product: MTILFALLIGIVAGLRTMTAPAAVSWAAHLGLVDLGGTWLAFLGYAWTPWVLTPAALAELVTDQLPSTPSRKVPVQFGARIVAGAVSGAVFGAAGGFLVLGAVAGIVGAVIGTLGGAAARARLAAAFGKDMPAALIEDAVAILAALALLALLAALR